TGGGCCGAATTCGGCCCGTTCCTGGAGTACGACGACGCCGAATCCGCCCGCTGGCTGGCCGCCGGCGTGGAGGCGGGCTGGCTCGGCTTCCCGTCGCCTCTGCGGACGGAGGTCCCGGTCAATGCCACGGTGCCCGCCGTCAGCCCCGACAGGGTCCCCGCCGTCCTCGAACGGTTCGGGCCCGTCACCGCCGTCAAGGTCAAGGTGGCCGAGAAGGGCCAGGAGCCGCACGAGGACATCGACCGGGTCCGCGCCGTCCGCCGCGCCCTGGACGCCGCCGGCTTGCGGGACGCGGCCATCCGCGTGGACGCCAACGGGGGCTGGGACGTGCCGACCGCCGTCGCGCAGTTGAACCGCCTGGCCGAGACCGGGCTCGAGTACGCCGAGCAGCCCGTGATGGGGATCGACGGTCTGGCGGAGGTGCGCTCGCAACTGGGCGGCGCCGTGCGGATCGCCGCGGACGAGAGTGTCCGCAAGGAGGACGACCCGCTGAAGGTCGCCCGGGCGGGAGCCGCCGATCTGCTGGTGGTGAAGGTCGCGCCGCTCGGGGGTGTCCGGAAGGCGCTGCGGATCGTGCAGGAGGCCGGGCTGCCCGCGGTGGTCAGCTCGGCGCTGGACACGTCCGTGGGCATCAGCGCCGGGGTGGCGCTCGCCGCGGCGCTGCCGGAGCTCCCGTTCGCGTGCGGTCTCG
This portion of the Arthrobacter woluwensis genome encodes:
- a CDS encoding o-succinylbenzoate synthase — translated: MSQSTTSPHESLPTLDELLGTARVVTLPLHVKFRGVTHREMVLFRGPAGWAEFGPFLEYDDAESARWLAAGVEAGWLGFPSPLRTEVPVNATVPAVSPDRVPAVLERFGPVTAVKVKVAEKGQEPHEDIDRVRAVRRALDAAGLRDAAIRVDANGGWDVPTAVAQLNRLAETGLEYAEQPVMGIDGLAEVRSQLGGAVRIAADESVRKEDDPLKVARAGAADLLVVKVAPLGGVRKALRIVQEAGLPAVVSSALDTSVGISAGVALAAALPELPFACGLGTVSLFREDVVRDALTPRAGVLPVGPVEPDPDLLDRHRASPDREAWWLDRLARCHALLD